In one Mucilaginibacter sp. PAMB04168 genomic region, the following are encoded:
- the gpmI gene encoding 2,3-bisphosphoglycerate-independent phosphoglycerate mutase yields MENKKIALLILDGWGYGRQDASNAIYTANTPFFDEMLQKYPNSKLVTSGMDVGLPDGQMGNSEVGHMNLGAGRIVYQELGRIHKAVDDHELPQINVLKDAFEYAKLNHKDVHLIGLVSDGGVHSHIKHIKGLCDAATEFGLEKVFIHAFLDGRDTDPNSGVNYITDLEIAISQQPVKLASAIGRYYAMDRDNRWERVKLAYDLMVNGIGRPAMNMVQAIQESYADGVTDEFILPIVRTDVDGNPIAVIKDGDVVICFNFRTDRGREITQALSQKDFPEQNMHALNLRYITMTPYDETFKNVQVIFNKDDLTQTLGEVLQDAGKTQIRIAETEKYPHVTFFFSGGREREFINEKRLMVPSPKVATYDLQPEMSAEGIRDAILPELQSRWADFICLNFANTDMVGHTGVFDAVVKAAETVDRCVQTLVEVGTANGYSFIIIADHGNADYMVNEDGSPNTAHTTNLVPCIIIDKDVTHIENGKLGDIAPTILKLLGVAIPETMTGNVLV; encoded by the coding sequence GTGGAAAACAAGAAAATCGCTTTATTAATACTGGATGGCTGGGGTTACGGCCGCCAGGATGCTTCGAACGCTATATATACCGCCAATACACCTTTTTTTGACGAGATGCTGCAAAAGTATCCTAATTCAAAACTGGTAACATCGGGGATGGATGTTGGTTTGCCCGACGGGCAAATGGGCAACTCTGAAGTTGGCCATATGAATTTGGGTGCCGGCCGTATTGTTTACCAGGAACTGGGCCGTATACATAAAGCGGTTGATGACCACGAACTGCCCCAAATTAATGTTTTAAAAGATGCTTTTGAATACGCCAAACTGAACCATAAAGATGTGCATCTGATTGGTTTAGTGTCTGACGGGGGCGTGCATTCGCATATTAAACATATAAAAGGGCTGTGTGATGCGGCTACCGAGTTTGGCCTGGAGAAGGTTTTTATACATGCCTTTTTAGACGGACGTGACACTGACCCAAATTCGGGTGTTAATTATATAACCGACCTGGAGATTGCTATTAGCCAGCAGCCGGTTAAGTTGGCATCTGCCATTGGCCGCTATTATGCCATGGACCGCGATAACCGCTGGGAGCGGGTAAAACTGGCCTATGACCTAATGGTAAACGGTATAGGCAGGCCAGCTATGAATATGGTGCAAGCCATTCAGGAATCATATGCTGATGGCGTAACCGATGAGTTTATATTACCGATAGTGCGGACCGATGTTGACGGCAACCCTATTGCCGTCATTAAAGACGGTGATGTGGTAATTTGCTTTAACTTCCGTACCGATCGTGGCCGCGAGATCACGCAGGCGCTATCGCAAAAGGATTTCCCGGAGCAAAACATGCATGCGCTTAACCTGCGCTACATCACCATGACGCCGTATGATGAGACCTTTAAGAACGTACAGGTAATTTTTAACAAGGACGACCTTACCCAAACTTTAGGCGAGGTATTGCAGGACGCCGGTAAAACACAGATCCGGATAGCTGAAACAGAAAAGTATCCGCACGTAACATTTTTCTTCTCTGGTGGTCGTGAACGCGAGTTTATAAACGAAAAGCGATTAATGGTACCGTCGCCCAAGGTGGCTACTTATGATTTGCAGCCCGAAATGAGTGCCGAAGGTATACGCGATGCTATTTTGCCCGAGTTGCAAAGCCGCTGGGCAGATTTTATATGCCTCAACTTTGCCAATACTGATATGGTGGGTCACACCGGTGTATTTGATGCAGTAGTTAAAGCAGCCGAAACAGTAGACAGGTGCGTACAAACCCTGGTTGAAGTGGGCACCGCTAATGGCTACTCCTTCATCATTATTGCCGACCACGGCAACGCCGATTATATGGTTAACGAGGATGGTTCGCCTAATACGGCACATACCACCAACTTAGTGCCCTGCATTATTATTGATAAAGACGTAACCCATATTGAAAATGGCAAATTGGGTGATATTGCACCCACCATATTAAAGCTGCTGGGTGTAGCTATACCTGAGACAATGACCGGCAATGTATTGGTGTAA
- a CDS encoding DUF2071 domain-containing protein: MAKIKFLQAEWRDLLMLNYEVDAEVLKPYLPAYTELDLWQGKALVSMVGFMFLNTRVLGIKWPFHVNFEEVNLRFYVRYFDGSEWKRGAVFISEIVPLAAIPIVANNLYNEHYKAMPMRHSVIPTADGRTEYTYEWKYKGNWNKLGAMIGNTFVPIEAGSAEEFILEHYWGYNAINGSTTLEYAVEHVPWQVAPVTNPVFEADVAALYGQAFVPYLQQPYSAFFAKGSDVVVRVAQKIRKGREESIVL; this comes from the coding sequence ATGGCCAAAATTAAATTTTTACAGGCAGAGTGGCGCGACCTGCTCATGCTTAATTATGAAGTTGATGCGGAGGTATTAAAGCCATACCTGCCTGCTTATACCGAATTGGATTTATGGCAGGGCAAAGCTTTAGTGAGCATGGTAGGCTTTATGTTTTTGAACACTCGTGTGTTGGGCATAAAGTGGCCGTTTCATGTAAACTTTGAGGAAGTGAACCTTCGATTCTACGTGCGTTATTTTGACGGCTCGGAGTGGAAACGCGGCGCAGTTTTTATTAGCGAGATCGTTCCGCTTGCCGCAATTCCTATTGTTGCCAACAATCTTTACAATGAGCATTATAAGGCAATGCCCATGCGCCATTCGGTAATACCTACAGCCGATGGCCGTACGGAATACACTTATGAATGGAAATACAAAGGAAATTGGAACAAGCTAGGCGCTATGATAGGCAATACCTTTGTGCCTATTGAGGCCGGAAGCGCAGAAGAATTTATTCTTGAACACTACTGGGGTTACAATGCTATTAACGGTAGTACAACGTTAGAATACGCTGTTGAACATGTGCCATGGCAAGTAGCTCCGGTAACCAACCCGGTATTCGAGGCAGATGTTGCTGCTTTATATGGCCAGGCTTTTGTACCTTATCTCCAACAGCCCTACTCAGCTTTTTTTGCAAAAGGATCGGACGTGGTGGTTAGGGTAGCGCAGAAGATAAGGAAGGGTAGGGAGGAAAGTATTGTACTATGA
- the nadC gene encoding carboxylating nicotinate-nucleotide diphosphorylase yields the protein MDKQLVDDFIERALAEDVGDGDHTSLATIPQGTMGRARLLVKDTGVLAGVELASEIFLIVNPDLKVNIFLQDGALVKPKDVVLEVEGSVHCILRAERLVLNCMQRMSGIATKTREIMDLLKGTNTKVLDTRKTTPGFRYLEKWAVQIGGGVNHRFGLYDMILIKDNHVDYSGGIQQAITNTHEYLKRENKELAIEIEVRNLDELEQVLQTGGVDRILLDNFSIPDLRDAVNIIAGRFATEASGGITSENIGDYAACGVDYISVGALTHSVKSLDLSLKAVKQ from the coding sequence TTGGATAAACAACTTGTTGATGACTTTATAGAACGTGCGTTGGCCGAAGATGTAGGCGACGGCGATCATACCTCGTTGGCCACTATACCCCAAGGTACTATGGGCCGGGCCCGTTTATTGGTAAAAGATACCGGCGTTTTAGCGGGTGTTGAACTGGCTTCAGAAATATTCCTGATAGTGAACCCCGACTTAAAGGTGAACATTTTTTTACAGGATGGTGCTTTAGTAAAACCGAAAGACGTGGTGTTGGAGGTAGAAGGAAGTGTGCATTGCATTTTACGCGCCGAGCGTTTAGTGCTCAATTGCATGCAGCGTATGAGTGGCATTGCTACAAAAACGCGCGAGATTATGGACTTGTTAAAGGGCACTAATACAAAGGTGTTAGATACCCGAAAGACAACACCGGGTTTCCGTTACCTTGAAAAATGGGCTGTACAAATAGGTGGAGGTGTAAATCATCGCTTTGGTTTGTATGACATGATCCTGATTAAAGATAACCATGTAGATTATTCGGGCGGCATTCAGCAAGCCATTACTAATACGCATGAATATTTAAAACGGGAGAATAAAGAACTGGCTATTGAGATAGAAGTGCGTAACCTTGACGAATTGGAGCAAGTGCTGCAAACGGGCGGGGTGGACCGTATCTTACTGGACAACTTTAGCATACCTGATTTAAGAGATGCAGTTAATATTATAGCTGGCAGATTTGCTACCGAAGCATCGGGCGGTATTACGTCCGAGAATATAGGTGATTATGCAGCATGCGGTGTAGATTATATTTCAGTCGGCGCGCTTACCCATTCTGTTAAAAGTCTTGATTTGAGTTTGAAAGCCGTAAAGCAATAA
- a CDS encoding SPFH domain-containing protein, translating into MADLIFKLWWVLPVVAALLLYKSVLRVFFGMIIVPDDRIGLVVKKFTLYGSDKRLPDGRIIATRGEAGMQAKPLAPGLYWRMWPWQYGITMQPFTIIEQDKLGLVKAKDGASLDTGRVLGRPVECDKFQDAQGFLENGGQKGPQAAFLTPGSYRINTYLFEIVMVPITQVHENKVGIVTTLDGEPLEKGEIAGGSVVGHRNYQDPMAFIQAGGKKGLQEDVILAGTYYLNPWFVLLEQVEMMHIPIGYVGVVNSFVGPEGKDTSGDNFKHGNIVHKYQKGVWDEPLDPGKHPVNIYTHSVEVVPTTNTVLNWANSRSEAHELDKNLSTINVRSFDGFTFNLDVSQIIHIPRNEAPKVIARFGKMKNLISQVLEPTIANYFRNAAQKSDVIGFLTNRSQRQDDAKTHISQVLADYNVVGVDTLIGDIKPPEALMKTMTDRKLAEEERHTYEVQRSAQLERKEFESAKAGADMQPEVVKSTRQVEINTQMSAAKVAGAKGDAESRVINAKADAENRTINARAEAEAKTIIAKADAEATDLNGTADAGKIKAIGLAEAEVTKQKTEAMGTEQYAVVRVAEALASNGVKLVPEILVNGKDGGSSGLIDALIGSEMLKKLQKENEK; encoded by the coding sequence ATGGCTGATTTAATTTTCAAGCTATGGTGGGTGCTGCCTGTTGTGGCCGCCCTCCTATTGTACAAATCTGTACTTCGTGTATTTTTTGGTATGATCATCGTGCCCGATGATCGTATCGGACTGGTTGTTAAAAAATTTACGCTTTATGGCTCAGATAAGCGCCTACCCGATGGCCGCATTATAGCCACCCGAGGCGAAGCTGGTATGCAGGCTAAGCCGCTGGCACCAGGTTTATACTGGCGCATGTGGCCATGGCAGTATGGCATTACCATGCAACCCTTTACCATTATAGAGCAAGACAAGTTAGGCCTGGTAAAGGCCAAAGATGGTGCATCGTTGGATACCGGCCGTGTATTAGGCCGCCCGGTTGAGTGCGACAAGTTTCAGGATGCGCAGGGATTTTTAGAAAACGGCGGCCAGAAAGGGCCACAGGCTGCTTTTTTAACCCCGGGCAGCTATCGTATCAACACCTATCTTTTCGAAATTGTAATGGTACCCATCACACAAGTGCATGAAAACAAAGTAGGCATTGTAACCACGTTAGACGGGGAACCGCTCGAGAAGGGTGAGATTGCAGGCGGCTCGGTAGTTGGTCACCGCAACTATCAGGACCCTATGGCCTTTATACAGGCAGGCGGTAAAAAGGGTTTGCAGGAGGATGTGATTTTGGCCGGCACTTACTACCTTAACCCCTGGTTTGTATTACTGGAGCAGGTAGAAATGATGCACATACCTATTGGCTACGTTGGTGTGGTTAACTCGTTTGTTGGCCCCGAAGGTAAAGACACCAGCGGCGACAACTTTAAACATGGCAACATTGTACACAAGTACCAAAAAGGCGTTTGGGATGAGCCGCTTGATCCTGGCAAACACCCAGTTAATATTTATACTCATAGCGTAGAGGTTGTGCCAACTACCAACACCGTACTTAACTGGGCCAATAGCCGCAGCGAGGCACACGAATTGGATAAAAACCTGAGCACTATTAATGTGCGCTCGTTTGATGGTTTTACTTTTAACCTGGATGTATCGCAGATTATACACATACCTCGTAACGAGGCGCCTAAAGTTATCGCAAGGTTTGGCAAGATGAAGAACTTGATATCGCAGGTGCTCGAACCAACTATTGCCAACTACTTTCGCAACGCGGCTCAAAAAAGTGATGTAATTGGTTTCCTCACCAATCGTTCGCAAAGGCAGGACGATGCTAAAACACACATTAGCCAGGTGCTGGCCGATTATAACGTAGTTGGTGTGGATACGCTGATTGGCGATATTAAACCACCGGAAGCGCTGATGAAAACCATGACCGACCGTAAACTGGCCGAGGAAGAACGCCATACATATGAGGTGCAACGCAGCGCCCAACTGGAACGTAAAGAGTTTGAAAGCGCCAAAGCCGGCGCCGATATGCAGCCCGAAGTGGTAAAATCGACCCGCCAGGTCGAAATCAACACGCAAATGTCGGCCGCTAAGGTTGCCGGAGCAAAAGGTGATGCTGAATCGCGAGTAATTAACGCTAAGGCAGATGCCGAAAACCGTACCATTAACGCCCGTGCCGAAGCGGAAGCTAAAACTATAATTGCTAAAGCGGATGCTGAAGCCACCGACTTAAACGGTACAGCCGATGCCGGCAAAATAAAAGCCATAGGCTTGGCCGAAGCAGAAGTAACCAAGCAAAAAACAGAAGCTATGGGCACCGAGCAATACGCCGTGGTGCGCGTAGCTGAAGCCCTTGCCAGCAACGGTGTAAAACTGGTGCCCGAAATACTGGTTAATGGTAAAGACGGCGGCAGTAGCGGCTTAATAGATGCCCTGATAGGCAGCGAAATGCTGAAAAAGCTGCAAAAAGAAAACGAGAAGTAA
- a CDS encoding S41 family peptidase: MLRNFCWSICGLIALSFIIGYAPKRASGHSTVPVPDRELSTQQMQADLTFMRNALEEAHPSLYRYYVKREIDSCFDDAYNQLDHAMSELEYWRVMSKLVTHISSGHTVIWPSNAAQVQYNNRLKYVLPLSVAVINGKLYVSRVLTSDAAIKPGMQILAVNGRPDLNLLGTIRALIPGDGYSNALKDSKVQELGFLRNYWYVFGESKQYNIVYLDSAGNKAKQTLMALAINRWPVPASRGTNQPYELSYPDSLPNTAIFRIHTFADTKAAEAYDAAFADFKKLKIRNLVLDLRGNGGGLFAATTELLRYIANKKFRMAYYNECRVIEPSFMSHARNERKDNTLISRTYNPLPNGNLQVSDNLSSYLLPYTSHHYNKRIYVLTDGGTFSAASTLVAVLKTQPGVTVIGQETGGNEGSTDGGVLSIITLPSTQLQLRFPHFRYAIASAHPNSGYGVLPDVPVIPNPAQIGKQIDVVMNKAGELILQTEVTNSKK, from the coding sequence ATGTTAAGAAACTTTTGCTGGAGTATTTGCGGCTTAATAGCTTTAAGTTTTATAATTGGCTATGCGCCAAAAAGAGCGTCAGGCCACTCAACCGTTCCTGTTCCAGACCGCGAACTTTCTACGCAGCAAATGCAAGCCGATCTTACTTTTATGCGAAACGCTTTGGAAGAGGCACACCCAAGCTTATACCGTTATTACGTAAAAAGAGAAATAGACTCCTGCTTTGACGATGCTTATAATCAGTTGGACCATGCTATGTCTGAATTGGAATACTGGCGGGTAATGAGCAAACTGGTTACCCATATAAGTTCGGGGCATACTGTAATTTGGCCCAGTAACGCAGCGCAAGTTCAATACAACAACAGGCTTAAATATGTTTTGCCGCTGAGCGTAGCAGTTATAAACGGCAAATTATACGTGAGCCGGGTTTTAACATCTGATGCGGCTATTAAGCCGGGTATGCAAATATTGGCTGTTAACGGGCGGCCCGACCTTAACCTGCTGGGTACCATAAGGGCGCTTATACCGGGCGATGGTTACAGTAATGCTTTAAAAGACAGTAAGGTACAAGAACTCGGCTTTTTAAGAAACTACTGGTATGTTTTTGGTGAAAGTAAGCAATATAACATTGTATACCTTGATAGCGCAGGTAATAAAGCGAAACAAACACTAATGGCGCTAGCCATTAACCGCTGGCCGGTGCCAGCCAGCCGTGGTACCAACCAGCCGTATGAATTAAGCTATCCCGATTCGCTGCCTAACACTGCGATATTCCGGATACATACTTTTGCAGACACTAAAGCTGCAGAGGCTTACGACGCTGCTTTTGCGGATTTTAAAAAGCTAAAGATACGTAACCTGGTGCTCGATTTACGAGGTAATGGCGGTGGCTTATTTGCAGCAACCACCGAGCTGTTGCGTTATATAGCTAACAAAAAGTTCAGAATGGCTTATTATAATGAGTGCAGGGTTATTGAACCATCGTTTATGAGCCACGCCCGTAATGAGCGTAAAGACAATACTTTAATAAGCCGAACGTACAACCCGCTCCCTAACGGAAATTTGCAGGTATCAGATAATTTATCCAGCTACTTGTTACCTTACACCAGCCATCATTATAACAAACGCATTTATGTTTTAACGGATGGTGGTACCTTTTCTGCAGCATCTACGCTGGTAGCCGTTTTAAAAACGCAACCCGGTGTAACGGTTATTGGACAGGAAACCGGAGGAAATGAAGGCAGTACTGATGGTGGTGTGCTGTCTATTATTACCCTTCCATCCACTCAGTTACAACTGCGTTTCCCGCATTTTAGGTATGCGATAGCTTCGGCGCATCCAAATAGTGGATACGGTGTGCTGCCTGATGTGCCGGTCATTCCAAATCCGGCACAAATTGGCAAGCAGATAGATGTGGTAATGAATAAAGCAGGGGAGTTGATACTGCAAACCGAAGTCACAAATTCAAAAAAGTAA
- a CDS encoding M48 family metallopeptidase: protein MKITKPILALLTATVLFSCSTVPLTGRKQFLAVSDSQVNQSAATSYRQLLSDPKTKVITSSTDAQRVKRVGNQLAAAIQQYLSQNGYGDQYNFAWEFNLIQSNEVNAWCMPGGKVAVYSGILPITQDDAGLATVMGHEIGHAIAKHSAERISQEYVAQGLGAAVGVASSSSQSGLLKITNALYGTGSQLALLKYGRNQESEADRLGLTFMAMAGYNPNSAVGFWQRMAAKSGGQAPPEFLSTHPSDATRIRDIQSRIPEAMKYYKGR from the coding sequence ATGAAAATTACCAAACCTATTTTGGCGCTGTTAACCGCCACTGTACTTTTTAGCTGTTCAACCGTACCGTTAACAGGCCGTAAACAATTTTTAGCGGTGAGCGATTCTCAGGTCAATCAATCAGCTGCTACCAGCTACCGTCAGCTATTATCAGATCCTAAAACAAAAGTGATTACCAGCAGCACAGATGCACAACGTGTAAAACGTGTTGGTAACCAACTGGCCGCTGCTATACAGCAGTACCTAAGCCAGAATGGTTACGGCGACCAGTATAATTTTGCATGGGAGTTCAACTTAATTCAAAGTAACGAAGTAAATGCATGGTGCATGCCTGGCGGCAAAGTGGCCGTATACAGCGGCATATTGCCAATTACACAGGATGATGCCGGACTGGCGACCGTTATGGGGCATGAGATTGGTCATGCTATTGCAAAGCACTCGGCCGAGCGTATCTCACAAGAGTACGTTGCTCAAGGGTTAGGAGCCGCTGTTGGTGTGGCTTCAAGTAGCTCACAATCGGGTTTATTAAAAATTACAAACGCACTTTATGGCACCGGAAGCCAATTAGCTTTACTAAAGTATGGCCGTAACCAGGAAAGCGAGGCTGACCGCCTGGGCTTAACCTTTATGGCAATGGCTGGATATAACCCAAACAGTGCAGTAGGCTTTTGGCAACGTATGGCAGCAAAAAGCGGCGGACAAGCACCGCCCGAATTTTTAAGCACGCACCCATCAGATGCAACCCGTATACGCGATATACAAAGCCGTATACCCGAAGCCATGAAATATTATAAAGGAAGATAA
- the plsY gene encoding glycerol-3-phosphate 1-O-acyltransferase PlsY translates to MISVYSVLVLILAYLFGSIPTAVWIGQAFYGIDVREYGSGNAGATNTFRVLGKQAGIPVMLIDILKGWTATNLAYLIGVSTIGSHHSSAFINYQLALGIAAVMGHLFPVFAGFRGGKGVATLFGMVLAIHLQAALLCVLVFIVILLVTKYVSLSSIMAGFTYLIGVTFVFPVYIKSVIIYSMCICVLILVTHQKNIERLLKGKESKVNLFKSKVA, encoded by the coding sequence ATGATATCAGTCTATTCTGTTTTAGTGCTCATTCTGGCCTACTTGTTCGGCTCTATTCCCACGGCTGTGTGGATAGGGCAGGCATTTTATGGGATAGATGTAAGGGAATATGGCAGCGGTAATGCCGGTGCAACCAACACCTTCAGGGTTTTGGGTAAGCAGGCCGGTATACCGGTTATGCTTATTGATATATTAAAAGGCTGGACAGCCACCAACCTAGCTTATTTAATTGGTGTAAGTACTATTGGTAGTCACCATTCTTCGGCTTTTATTAATTACCAGCTGGCATTAGGAATTGCCGCTGTAATGGGCCATTTGTTTCCGGTGTTTGCGGGTTTTAGAGGGGGTAAGGGCGTGGCAACGCTTTTTGGAATGGTTTTGGCTATTCACTTGCAAGCCGCCTTGCTTTGTGTGCTGGTGTTCATTGTTATACTTTTAGTAACCAAATATGTATCGCTGAGTTCTATAATGGCCGGCTTTACTTATCTAATAGGTGTAACATTTGTTTTTCCGGTGTATATCAAATCGGTCATTATATACAGTATGTGTATATGTGTATTGATACTGGTTACGCACCAAAAGAACATTGAACGTTTGCTTAAAGGCAAGGAGTCTAAAGTAAACTTGTTTAAAAGTAAAGTTGCCTAA
- a CDS encoding TIGR00266 family protein, protein MQNHEIDYRIFGEEMQYVEVELDPNETAIAESGAFMMMDDGIQMQTIFGDGSQQQGGGLMGKLFSAGKRLLVGESLFMTAFTNTVQGKKRVSFASPYPGKIIPLNLMQLGGAIVCQKDAFLCAAKGVAINIEFQRKLGTGLFGGEGFIMERLQGDGMAFMHAGGHVFERELQPGELIKIDTGSLVAYTTGVDFDIQFIGGIRNKIFGGEGIFFATLRGPGKVWIQTLPVSRLASRILSYASPGGRKEEGGILGGLGNLLDGDGY, encoded by the coding sequence ATGCAAAACCATGAAATTGACTACCGCATTTTTGGTGAAGAAATGCAGTATGTAGAAGTAGAACTTGATCCTAATGAAACGGCCATCGCTGAGTCGGGCGCATTTATGATGATGGATGACGGCATACAAATGCAAACCATTTTTGGAGATGGCAGCCAGCAGCAGGGCGGCGGTTTAATGGGCAAACTATTTAGCGCTGGTAAGCGCCTTTTAGTGGGCGAAAGCTTGTTTATGACAGCCTTTACCAACACCGTTCAAGGCAAAAAACGCGTAAGCTTTGCTTCACCCTATCCCGGAAAAATCATTCCGCTTAATTTAATGCAATTGGGTGGCGCTATAGTTTGCCAAAAGGATGCTTTTTTGTGCGCAGCTAAAGGCGTTGCCATTAATATTGAATTTCAGCGTAAGCTGGGCACGGGCTTGTTTGGCGGCGAGGGTTTTATTATGGAACGCCTGCAGGGCGATGGCATGGCCTTTATGCACGCCGGCGGCCACGTATTTGAGCGCGAATTGCAGCCCGGCGAACTCATCAAGATAGACACAGGATCGTTGGTTGCTTACACCACTGGTGTTGATTTTGATATCCAATTCATTGGAGGAATACGAAACAAGATTTTTGGTGGCGAGGGAATCTTTTTTGCCACCTTGCGCGGGCCTGGTAAAGTTTGGATACAAACCCTGCCTGTTAGCCGGCTGGCCAGTCGTATTTTAAGCTACGCATCACCCGGCGGCCGTAAAGAAGAAGGTGGGATATTAGGCGGCCTGGGTAACTTGTTAGACGGAGACGGATATTAG